Part of the Arsenicicoccus sp. oral taxon 190 genome, ACTCCTGAAGGACGAGTCGCTGTCACAGCCATCCTGGTGGGGAGTTCGACGCATCGCCAAGGCCTTCAGGTTCTTCCAGGACGAGCTTCGTGGTGAACTCGAAGGCATGACCCCGGGCGCACGACTGGAGCACGTGTTCGATCTGGTCGACCGGGTCAGCAACTCAATCGTCGTGAAGCTCGAGGTCAAGGACCACGCCAGCGCATACACCCTGTTCGAGAGCCTCAACAACCGGGGAATGCCGCTCTCCCCGATCGACCTCATTAAGAACAGCCTCTTGATGCGCGCCGACCGCCTCGGATCGGCACGAATCGATGAGGCCTACGAGCAGTGGCGCAACATCCTGACCAACCTGGGCGACAACCCCAATGAGCAGGAACGCTTCCTACGCTACTACTACAACGTTTTCGAGCCGCTCTCCGGTGAGGCCGCCGCCACCCCCATCGCCACCAAGTCCAATCTGATCAGGCTGTACGAAAAGTACCTCGATCAGGGAGTGGACGACTTCCTGCGCGACGTCAGCGCCGCAGCCCACCAATACGGCCGGATCATCGACACCGTCAATCTGGACGGGGAGAATGAAGCTCTCGACGAGGCCACCACCCGACTCCAGCGGGCGCAGGGCGCGCCTGGCAACGCGCTCTTGCTGTATCTGCTCGTGCGACAGCAGCAGTTGGGCCTGACTGACGATCACGTGGTACAAGTCGCGGACCTTGTCACGAACTTCTTCGTTCGACGCAACCTGACGTCCCTCCCGGCCACCTACGAGCTCCCGAGGATGTTCAAGACCATCGTGCATGAATTGGCAGACCTCCAGGGCGAGGAGGTGGTGCATCACGTCAGAGAGTCACTGCTCGCACACTCCAGCACGGACGAGTCATTCCGCGCGGCGCTGAGCCGGCCGATCTACGAGGACAACGCGGCCATGTGCCGCTTCATCATTGCCACCCTCGCGGAGCAGGGGATGACGAAGGAGACACGGACGGACCTGTGGCGGCGCGCAGGGTCGGCGAACAAGCAGTACTACGTGTGGACCATCGAGCACATCTTTCCTCAGGGCTCAAACATCCCCCGCGCGTGGCAAGACATGATGGGTGGCCCGGAAGCCGCCGCATCGGCCCTCGAATCGCAGGTTCATAGGCTGGGGAACCTTACTCTGACAGGCTACAACTCATCGCTGGGAAACAAGTCGTTCATTGAAAAACGGGACCGTATCGATCAAAGAGGGAACGCTGTGGGCTATCGCAACGGCCTCAACTTGAACAGGGAACTGGCCATGAAGGATTCGTGGAACGTGACCCAGATCGACCAGCGAACAGAGCAGTTGGTGGAACGATGCCTCAAGGTCTTCGCGTTCTGATAGTCATTACTCTGGAAGCACATAGCGGGCCGACCTCTTGTGCCCTTCCATTGCCAGGAGGCTACGGGAGGTCATCCCCCTCAACATTCGACTAGCTTGCGTCGGCTCGATTTGACAGAGCGAGCCCGCCTGGCTGCGGGTGATGGAGCCGAAGCGACGGACGTACTCGAGGATCATTTGTTCCTGCTGGACCGGCTGCATTCCTCTGACCCGCACGTAGGCATTCCGGTCCTCGGCCAGTGCGTAGAACTGCGAGGACAGTGTATAGCGCCGGTTGCGGCCCGCGCCCGTGACATCCAGCAGGCCAAGCTCGATCAGACGGGTACACGTGCCGCGTACCGCGGAGTCCACAAGGTTGAGGTCTTCAGCCAGCTCCCGCGAGGACGAGGGCCCGACAACCCGGATCTGGTGGACCACCCGGAGGTCATCCATACGCAGCGGTCGCTGGGCATCGTGCTCGTAGGTCAGGATGAAGCGCACGAGGTCCAGGTCGGCTCGGCCAATAGGGATCAGCAAGGACACGGACCGCGCCGTTGAGCGTGAGTAGTCGGGAGCATCCCGACCAGCACGGAGCTGGCTGGCAAACATGTCGTTGACGCCCTTTCCCTTGCGGTCAACCAGGCCTGCACGCTTGAAGGCGTCAGCAAGCACAACGCTGCGCGGACGGCTCTGCTCAAGGATGTTGTCGATGGTCACGCCGGGCACGAGGCCGCCGGGTGACGTGACGCTGAGGTAGTCGTCCGCGAACTGGACGGTGACCGGGCCGAGTTCGGTGTAGTCACGGTGGACCAGTGCATTGGCTAGCGCCTCGCGAACGGTCGACGTCGAGACCAGAGGAATGTCGACCCGCTGGAGCCCGACCATGAGTTCGGTCTCGCTGTTCCGAATCCGGATCCGCTCCTCAAGCTCTGTCATGAGGCGGAGCAGGGGCAGTCGCAGGGTTTCGTTGGCCATAGTCGGGCCCTCGCGAACGTCTTGGAATAGGCACTCCGCTGATCCGGCCCAGCGTGCAAGGCTGGCCTCCCTGCCGAAGAGGAGAACCGCAGCAAGAGTGGGCGTGGCCTGCCCGTCCTCCTCCGCAAGGAGCCGCAAAGCCCGCAGCAGACTCGTGTCATCGAGCGTGCTCAGCGAGGAGTCACCGCTGCCCCGGTCACAGAGACGTCGGAATCGCTCGAGCTCCCCAGGATCAAGATCTGCCAGCGTCGCACCCCGAGCTGGGACGCCGCCGTAGTCGACCCCCGCGAGGGACAGGCCGGCGCTCAACATCTCGCTCGGCCGATAGGCGACGCATTCCGGCTTGCCGTCATACCTCAGCGACCGTCGCTTGAAGACACCATCCGTTGTCCCCACCGGCCCATGTGGACCGCGCGGCACCTGGACGACGAGCACATCGTTGCCGTCGACCTCGACCACCTCCGCACGAACGGCGAGGTGCGGGTCTGTCTTGTTGAGGATGAGCGCCTCAACACGAGCGGGGTCGGTGATGTCCCCGTGGCGCGGCTGGGCTCCCACGATGTGACCACCGTCGTCCACACCCACCAGCACCGTCCCACCAGGCCCGTTGGCCATGCAGACCACCGCCTCGACCAGCTGGCGATCGTTGAGACGATCGCGCCCATCCTGCTTGAACTCCACGTCCCAGAGTTCGCCCGCTGCCGCAAGGGCGCGTACCGCCTCAGCATCCATTGGACCAGTTTACAAACACTTTGCGCTCAGCGGTAGCAGTCTCATAGAGCGCAAAGTTTTACATCGTCTGCAATCGTCACCCTGTTGCCGCATCGAGTGGGCGGACCACCGCGAAGCCGGTCGAGTCCCGGTAGATGATCGTGATCCCCAGGGCTCCCACCAGCGCCGTCAGGTCAACAGGGGGCCGGGACGGCAGGAGGATGACCGGCGTCGCGGGCAGGCCCGCCGACGTGGCGAGATGGCAGTAGTCGAGGACCTGGCCGATGGCCATCCGGACATATTCACGATCGGTGGAGCGCTTAGCTTCGACGATCCAGCCGCGATCGGGCACGAACAGGTCCGGGTGCACCACGCCGTCCGACGAAGACAGTGGGAGGAGCGCGGGAGGTGTCCCGCCCAACGTCAGCCAGTCGGCGAAGGCCCTTTGAAGGGCGAACTCGTCGCGGGTGACGACCCGGGCGCCCTCGTCCCCCTTTGGAAGCTCGTAGACCACATCCGACACAGCCGGAGGCGTCCACGGGCGAGCAACCGGTGAGGTGATGCCCGGCCCCTCAGCCTCCCCATCCACGTAGCCGAGGCTGACCAACCTGGCCACGATGGCAGCTTCTTGCCCCTCATCGAGGAACCATCGGCTGCCGTCGGGGACTGGGCGAAACATCTTGCGCAGGTGGTTGCGTACCGTCAGCGGAGGGACACTGAAGCGCTCGGCGATGTCACGGGGTGTTACCTCAGACATCCGAAGCCGCCGCCCCGGCGAGGCGACGCTCGAACTCGGCGTAGGCCGTGCGGAAGTCGGCCTCGCGGTCCAGGATCCCGAAGGGCAGCTCGTAGGTGTACGCGATGCCGCTGCCGGGGTGCACCGCGGTGCGATCCTCGGCGGGCATCTGCGTGCCGTCCTGGGGTTCGCCGCGCTTGCGCCACAGGGCGAGCACCTGGTTGGGGACGAGCCGGCCGTTTGCGTCATAGGTGTATTCGCGGTGGTCGTAGCCGTACAGCACGGCGAACTGCGTCCGGTAGATCGTGCACAGGTCGTCAACCGGCACGCCCAGCATGAGCGCGACAAGGGCGTCGATTTCCACCTGCGCATTCCGACGGTCCACCGCGCGCCGCAGGGGCGTGTCCGCGGACCATTGCGGCCCGATGGGCTTCTCGTCGTGCCGAGGCAGGATCGGGGCGTATGACGAGAAGCCCGCCTCCCAGCAGTCCGCCCACAGGTCGGCATAGGCCTCGGTGACGCAGTTCAGCCGTAATGCCCGCACGATCAGGTCATCGAGCAGCGGGTGGTCCAGTGGAACCAGCGGCAGGCGGTCGAAATTGCCGAGATAGATCCCACTTTTGGGGGCCGCGCGAATGTTGAAGTCCGAAAGCAGGGAGCCAACAGCGGCCTGCAGAATGGCAAGATCTCGTGCGCGGCGCATCGGAAGACCAACGCAAAAGACTCCGTTTACATGTGCCGAACCGGGTGGGATAATAGCCGGAATCAGAGTTCGCTCGCCTGTATTTGCAGCCATGGAACGCCAGGCGACGCGGTAGTGGTCGCGGGCCGCGACGATGTCCTCGTTGCCCTGGTCGTCGGTGACGCGCCAGTGCGTGCAACTGCGGTCGTACACCGCACTGTCGCCTGCAGGCTTGTAGGCCGTCACCGGTCTGGCATCGACAGCAAGCGCCTCGAAGTCCGTGGATACCCAGTCCTGATTGTGCTTCATGGTCGCGTTAGGCGACTTGTACAGGGGCGTCGAGACATGGAGGTGAGGACCCTGCAGGATCGCATCCCGCCACTCCCCCGCCCCCCACTCAGACCGGAATCTTCCCTGCTGTCGGTCGATGGATTCATCCCAACCTCGCGAGAATTGCAGGCCCAGGTTGCCCAGTCGGTGGGATCGGGACAAGATGGTCAGCGTTCGAGCGGCGGCCGAGTTCACTGTGTAAACCATGGGTGCGCTCGGCCATTCGGGGGCGCCGAGCACGTCCTTCCAGAGGCGAAGCGTGTTGGACGTGACCGTCTGAATGCGGCCACTGTGGGGCCGTACGTCCCAGCGGCCCTCTGAATCCTTGAGTCCGGGCTCATCGCCCGAGGCATCGTGCGCGAAAGAGCGAGTCACCGTTTCAGGGTGATACAGGCTGGTGGCGTGCAGGAACGCTGGATCTTGCTGCCCGCCGTAGACATTGACGCCGTAACTATTGTGGTGGTCGATGTCGAACAGAACGAGTTCGTTGATGAACTGCCAGTGCCTTCGAAGGCGGCGGTAGGTCTCGCGACGTAGGACGGTGGCTTTATCATCGGTGAAGTGGGATTCGGAGTGGACCAGTCCGGACATACCGCGAGGGGACATGTGGGTCCACACTCGACTCATAAAGGCGCGGTACAGGTCTGGCTGGGCCGACAACGAGGGATACATCGTCTGGTCACCGAGCACCTCCGCCAGGGTCGCCACCTCAGCAGTTCCTTCGATGACGGTGTGCCGGGTGTTGCCTCTCTGCAGCGTGGCTGGAAGCCGCTCCGCCTTTGCCGCCTCGGATGGCTTGTGCGCTAGAGCCCACCATGGATCTCCCTCGGCCAGCAACGCCTCGACGTCGCTCCGGGGTCGGACCCAAGGCGGGTTCCCGACCTGCAGGTCGAAACCACCACGGGCAAAGACGGTCGCGAACTGCAGCTCCCAGTGGAAGAACGCCTGGGCCTCCGCCACGCGTTCGCACACCACGACCCAGGGATGCCGCGCGCGGACCGCGGCGACGGGCTGGGCGGTCGCCATACCGAGCTCGAGCTCCTCCGACACGTTGAGCGCGTCCCAGTCGCTGGCCGACGTGAAGCTCTGGTTGTGCTGCGCCTTCGTGCGGGTGTCGTGCCGGCCCAGGATGTCCTCGCAGGCATCGAGCCACTCCCCGAACGTCGGCGGGGAGGTCTCGAGCTCCGTCAGCGGCCAGTACCAGAGGGCACACCAGGCATCCATGACGAGCTTCAGCCGCCGATAGGCGCCATCCGGGTCGGCCAGGGACTCCTCGATCTGGGCACGAGTTACCGCGTGACGCTCGGCGGAGACAGGGCGACCCCACAGGTCGAGGGCCCGGCTCGACTCGGCCTCCGCGATCCGTAGCCGCCGCAGCGCGATCCCCCAGAGCTTCTCGACGCGGATCGCGAGCGCCTGCGCCCGTTTGAGCTGCGCGGGCGTGGGCCTGGCGCGGACGCCCTTGCGCCAGGTCTTGAGGCGGGTGAGCTGCGCCTCGGGGATGAGGTCTCTGACCGACTTCGGCACCTCCAGGGCGGAGCCCCAGCCCTTGGCGGGCAGCAGGAAGTGGTGCACCCGCGTGCTCAACACGCCGAGGTCGAGCTCGTCACTGCCGTCGACAGCGGCGGCCAGGCCCGTGAGGGACTCGGCCAGGGGCGGCTCGGTCAGCCAGGTCTTGTCCTTGATCATCCGCTCCGGGTAGAGCGCGCGCCGCGCCCCGACCAGGGAGTTTCCGCGCCGCAGCCGCAGACCGAACCACGGCGCCTGCAGCCCCGCGACCATCGTGTCCAACCAGAGCGACACCTCGGCGAGCTCGACGGCCGTGGCGTTGAGGTCGACGCCATACACCTGGTGCAGCGCGATGTGCGCCTTGACCCGCTGCAGCTCCTGGGCGTAGCGCTCCGGATCGATCCGTTCCCCGAGCTCAGCCTGACGGCGCGTGAGGTACTGCTCGGCGAGCTGCCGCACCGCCTCGATCGCGAACGCTCCCGACCCGAGCGCCGGCTCGCAGATCGTCAGGCTCAGGACCTCCTCGGCGGTCGTGGTGCGGCCGTCCTGGTCCAGCAGCTCCTCGAGTGCCTGCTGCACGGTGAACTTCGTGAGCACCTCAGGGGTGTAGTACGACGCGGAACGCTGCCGGTCCCGCCCCGACAGGCGGAAGACGAACTCGCCCTGCCGGTACATCACCGGTTCCATCTCCCCGGTGTCCTCGTTCGCCCGCCGCACGAAGTGCTCCCCGTCCAGGTGGTCCGAGCGCGTGATGGGGACAACCCACGAGCCCTTGCTGGGATCACCGTCGCGCGCCACCTCGTAGAGGTCCTCGCTGGCGAACGACCCGGTGTAAGACATGAGGCCCTCGTAGACGGCCCCGAGCTGGTTGATGCCGAGCTCGACATAGGAGATGAAGCCTCGCTGCTGCCTGCCCTGCTCCTTGCTGAGCAGCAGCTTGCGCAGCACCTTCAGGAGCGCCTCGTTGCCGAGCCGGACCTCGTCGATGTGACAGGTCTTCTCCGGCAGGAAGAGGTCCGCGCTCAACCCGTTGAAGGTCAGGCCGTCATCCGCACCCTCTGGTCCCGCGGGCGTGTGCCCCTCGTCGACCAGACGGAACAACGTGTCGAGAGAGTGATAGAGGTGCGTGCCACGGCGGCTACGGTCCTCGTGGATCTCGGTGAGCGCCAGATCCCGGAGCCGGTCGAGACCGTAGCCCGCGTCATACTCGCTCGCCCCCACCGGAAGCACCCCCAGCTCGGGAGACGCCTCCGCGTAGAGGAGGAAGAGGATGCGGTAGAGATACCGCAGACACTGCTTGGCGAGCTCGTTCGCCTGGTCGTCGGGCAAGGGGTCGAGCCCCTGGTCGCGCCGACGCCTCACGACCTCGTTGGCAAGGATCTCGATCGACGTGCGCACGCCCTCCTGCAGGTCCTTGCTCACCCCCACGGTGTGCTTGACCGAGGACTCCAAGGTCTCGCGCCACCACACGCCACCGGCCGCGTCCGGCGCCAGCGACTGCGCATCGATGCAGGTCAGTGCTCGATCGATCTCGCCACCCTTGCGGGTGTCATTGCGCTCGGCCACGAGCTGCAGGTCGATGGCCAGCCACCGGCCCTCCGGCCAACGCTCCTTCTCCGCGACCAGAGCCCACCTCCCCGCGAGGACCAGCGCGTATGACGGCCCCTCCGCCTCCGTCATCAAGGTCGACAAGGCGGACGCCACCGACACGACAGGATCCTGGCCCTCCCGCTCCCACGGCTGCAGCAGGGTCCGGGCCGGGACTGTCCCACCCCCATCGGACCCGGCGTTCTTGGCCACGAGCTCCTCGACCGCCGCGACTGGACGACCCTTCAGGATTACCAGCGGCGCGTGAAGGACCTCGTCGACCAGCTCGGCATCAGGCGATGACACCCCGACAAGCGGACCGTCCTCGACCAGCCGCCACTGACCGGTGCGGTAGCCGAGCACGTCGAGCAGCCAGTCCGCCACATCCCTGACGCCATCCTCATCGACCGCTGCGTGGCCCCCCGGGCCACTGTCGTCGCCGTCGATGGCGCCGCTGAGCGCAACAAGGGCCCGCTCCAGCTCGCCGCGCCGGCTGAGGAATCGCGACCGAGTGGTGGCCTCCTCGGCCGCGTCCCATGCCTTCCGTCGATCCAGAACGCGAGCCTGGAAGGACTCCTTGGTGGCGTCGGTCGTGAAGTAGTGCTCGCTGATCCAGTCCTCGCCGACGATCAGGGCGTCGCTGGTGGACACGGGATGGTCGGCGGGAACGACGACGAGGAGCGGTCTCAAGAAGCGGCGGTCCGGTCGGCGAGCATCCGCCAGCGCCCGCTCCTGCTCGACGCTCACGCGACGCTGTCTGATGTCGCCCCGTTGGATGAGGGCGCTGGCTTCTTGGTCCCAGCGTTGGACCCGCCCGGCCCACGCATCCACTCGGGCCGCCGCGGCAGCCTCGGCGGCGGCAAAGGTCTGCTCCAGCGCTGCCTCAGCCTTATCCACGGCCGCAGGGATGCGATCCCGCAGGACTTCGATGTCGGCGATGGTGCCGGGGTTCGACATACGACCATGGACCCCGACTGCCTCAAGCATCCCGGCTGCGGAATCGTGCACCTGCACCATGGCGAACCCCGAGCTTGGGTCCGGGAACTCGACCTGGATCCACACCGCCGACACCGTCTGGCCGGCCTTGTTGGTGAGGGTGCCTTGCAGGAGGACGCTGGTCGAGTCGCCGTCGCCACGGACGGCAAAGATCTCGCCACGACCCAGACGCGCCAGGACACGATCGCTGACCCAATCCAGAACGGGATGGAGCGGGCCGAGGAAGTGCGCGGCCGGCCAGGACGACGACTGCTCGTCGCTGAGAGCACGTGCCAGCTCGGTCTTGCCCTTCGTGGCGCTCGTGGCCAGGCGCAAGGTGGTGGTGACTTGCCGATCGCTCAGGTAGCTCTGGGGTAGCACGGCCAGACGAGCCTTCAGGTCCTCTGGCGGGGTCAGCTGGATGATCTGGTCGGCCTGGTGCTCGACCCACCCCACCCCGCCGGCGCCGCGATCACCTGGCGCCTGGGCCGGCCTGGGGTAGGCGGCAGACACAGCCTCCCGGAGGAAGTCGGCGTGACTGTCATAGAGGCCGGACGCCGAGTGTGGCGAGGAGGGGGTGGGCAGTGGCGTCTGGGCTGACTCCGCCACAGCAGTGCTGAGCTGGGCGAGGAGGGCGTCGAGGTCGCCCCCTCGCAGCACCTGCTCAGGCGTCTGGACGGCTTCGTCCAGCGTCTTCTTGTGCTGGAGGACCTTGAGAATCTCGTCTTCTTCCGCCTGCACACTGTGCTGCCCCATCAGGGAGGCTGAGTCGCCTAGCGCCTGGTGAGCCTCGTGCTCCTTGAGCATGAGGGAGGTGAGGACCCGCAGATCCCCTTGGAAGTGCTGGTGACTCGGGTTGAGCAGCAGGGTGGTGATGCGCGGTGCGTGCCGCTGGCCGTAGCGATCGATGCGGCCGTTGCGCTGCTCGATCCGGATGAGCGACCACGGGATGTCGAAGTGGATGAGCTCGTGACACTGCAGGTGGAGGTTGACACCCTCACTGGCGACATCGCCGGTGATGAGAACGCGGATGGGGGAGCTCTCCTGCTTGAACTCCTCGACGATCTGCTGCTGCTCGACGTCCGTGAGGCCGCCGTGGAGGACACGCACCTGGTCTGCGGTGAGCTTGCGGTCCCGCATGACCTTGTCCCTTAGCCAATGGAGGGTGGCCACGCGCTCAGCGAACACGACCACTCGCTCGGGATTCCTTGCGCCAATCCCGATCCGGTCGAACTCGGTGAGGAGGGCGGCATACTTCCCCGCCCGTTGCTCGCTTGCCTTGCTGGCGAGCTCGATCAAGAGCTCAAGGGAGGCTTTGTCTGAGGCATCCGCTGCCTGAGCGCGCTTGAGTCGATTGCTGGCGGTCTCGGCAAGGGCGGCGGGAGAGGAGAGGAAGGCCTTGGCGAGCGTCCAGCCAAAGAGCGAGTCGCCGGCGCCCCGACCCTCGCGCGTGGCGTAGAGCCAGTGGTCGGCGAGCTCCTCCGCGATGGCGTCCTCATCGGGGGATGCATTAACGAGGATGTTGTGAGGCTGCTGCCGCTCGACCCAATCGGTCCCGACGATGGTGGCGACCTCAGGGGAGTGACGGTGGCGTCGTATGACGAGCCGCTGCAGCTCGTCGGGGTCGATGTCACCCTCGGGCGTGACCGCCGTCGGCTCGAGGAGCCGGACCAGCTCGGCAAAGGACTCCTTCTTGCCGTTGTGCGGGGTCGCGCTGGCCAGGATCAGCGCATCCGTCTGGGGCGCAAGCACGTTGGCCAAGCGGTTGTTTTGCGTCGACGAGTTGGTGATGTTGTGGGACTCGTCGATCACGACGGCGTCCCAGTGGTGCTTGCGCAGGTGGGCGAGATAGCGGTCGTTCTTGAGGGTGTCGATCGAGATGATCGCGCGCTTGTAGAGCCCGAAAGGGTTGCGCGTGGCCGGCAGGCGCCGGCGGACGCGCTGGATCCCCACCGAGTCAAGACGGACGAAGGGCAGCGCGAAGCGGCACCACATCTCGTGCTGCATCTGCTCGAGCACGTGCTTCGGCGTGACGATCAAGATCCGCTCACCACGACCGCGACGCACGAGCTCGCTCAGGATCATGCCGATCTCGAGCGTCTTGCCCAGGCCCACCGTGTCGGCAAGCAGGATGCGAGGACGCAGGATGTCGGGGTTGAGCGCCTGGCGCACGGCGGTGCGCTGGTAGTCGAGGGGGTCCGCGAGCATCCCGTCGACGACGGCGAGGTGGGGGTCATCCACCGGCAGCGGGGTCTTGCGGAGGGCCGCCTCCAACCAAAGCCGTGACTGCCGGTAGTTGGGGCTGTCGTCGGGGACCACCCTGGTGGCGCGGGGATCGGCGACCTCGATGTCATCGAACGCCGCAGAGAACTGCGCCGACGTGCCCGCGACCAGCTCCGAGAGACCCTGGCAGGACGCAAGAATCCCGTCGCGGTTGCGTCCCACCTGGGTGACCAACCACTCCTCGTCCCGGATCCACACGATCGAACCGGGCGCGACGTCCTCGGCGGTCGTCCCCTTCGCATCCACGCGCATGGGCGCCATGCTAACCGTGCGTACACGCGCTGATGCTCCAGTCGCATGGATCAGCACCCCTTCCCCCCTAGGTATGTCGGTGCCATGGGGTAAAAACCAGGCATGACCACCGAGGGCCAGCGCAATGTTGCGCACGCTGACGTCCACGACGAGATGCTTCAGGCGCTCCTGCTTGCCGAGGCGGAGGTCACGACCGAACTCGCGGACGTGGAGCAACGGTTGACGGAGATCCGCGAGCAGCTCGAGCTCGCACGCCGCTCTCTGGTGTCCACGGGACCACGACCCGGAGAGGCACGAGGGATTGGGAGCATGGCCCCGGCTGGCTTGCCCATCGACCTCTCAGGGCTCCCCCTCTTTCCGTGGCAGCAGGAGGCCCTTGAGGCGTGGGCTGGCGGGGGAAACGTCGGCATTGTGGAGGCGGTAACAGGTGCTGGTAAGACGCGAGTGGGTATCACCGCCATCGCTGCTGCGCTGGAGTCGGGCAATCGCGC contains:
- a CDS encoding DUF262 domain-containing protein, with product MSEIINSASPTPVHELLSADTKKLVYVIPKYQREYSWMKYQWEDLIRDIQEEDPGHGHFLGTIICMNATRDVTKEIVLELIDGQQRLTTLSLLLAALFVELRDRRAEFEDDDDRMTILLNLKLRLVADGRPRLRLQKQGNNDDDFRWLLKNLGLLKDESLSQPSWWGVRRIAKAFRFFQDELRGELEGMTPGARLEHVFDLVDRVSNSIVVKLEVKDHASAYTLFESLNNRGMPLSPIDLIKNSLLMRADRLGSARIDEAYEQWRNILTNLGDNPNEQERFLRYYYNVFEPLSGEAAATPIATKSNLIRLYEKYLDQGVDDFLRDVSAAAHQYGRIIDTVNLDGENEALDEATTRLQRAQGAPGNALLLYLLVRQQQLGLTDDHVVQVADLVTNFFVRRNLTSLPATYELPRMFKTIVHELADLQGEEVVHHVRESLLAHSSTDESFRAALSRPIYEDNAAMCRFIIATLAEQGMTKETRTDLWRRAGSANKQYYVWTIEHIFPQGSNIPRAWQDMMGGPEAAASALESQVHRLGNLTLTGYNSSLGNKSFIEKRDRIDQRGNAVGYRNGLNLNRELAMKDSWNVTQIDQRTEQLVERCLKVFAF
- a CDS encoding DNA glycosylase AlkZ-like family protein — encoded protein: MDAEAVRALAAAGELWDVEFKQDGRDRLNDRQLVEAVVCMANGPGGTVLVGVDDGGHIVGAQPRHGDITDPARVEALILNKTDPHLAVRAEVVEVDGNDVLVVQVPRGPHGPVGTTDGVFKRRSLRYDGKPECVAYRPSEMLSAGLSLAGVDYGGVPARGATLADLDPGELERFRRLCDRGSGDSSLSTLDDTSLLRALRLLAEEDGQATPTLAAVLLFGREASLARWAGSAECLFQDVREGPTMANETLRLPLLRLMTELEERIRIRNSETELMVGLQRVDIPLVSTSTVREALANALVHRDYTELGPVTVQFADDYLSVTSPGGLVPGVTIDNILEQSRPRSVVLADAFKRAGLVDRKGKGVNDMFASQLRAGRDAPDYSRSTARSVSLLIPIGRADLDLVRFILTYEHDAQRPLRMDDLRVVHQIRVVGPSSSRELAEDLNLVDSAVRGTCTRLIELGLLDVTGAGRNRRYTLSSQFYALAEDRNAYVRVRGMQPVQQEQMILEYVRRFGSITRSQAGSLCQIEPTQASRMLRGMTSRSLLAMEGHKRSARYVLPE
- a CDS encoding helicase-related protein; amino-acid sequence: MRVDAKGTTAEDVAPGSIVWIRDEEWLVTQVGRNRDGILASCQGLSELVAGTSAQFSAAFDDIEVADPRATRVVPDDSPNYRQSRLWLEAALRKTPLPVDDPHLAVVDGMLADPLDYQRTAVRQALNPDILRPRILLADTVGLGKTLEIGMILSELVRRGRGERILIVTPKHVLEQMQHEMWCRFALPFVRLDSVGIQRVRRRLPATRNPFGLYKRAIISIDTLKNDRYLAHLRKHHWDAVVIDESHNITNSSTQNNRLANVLAPQTDALILASATPHNGKKESFAELVRLLEPTAVTPEGDIDPDELQRLVIRRHRHSPEVATIVGTDWVERQQPHNILVNASPDEDAIAEELADHWLYATREGRGAGDSLFGWTLAKAFLSSPAALAETASNRLKRAQAADASDKASLELLIELASKASEQRAGKYAALLTEFDRIGIGARNPERVVVFAERVATLHWLRDKVMRDRKLTADQVRVLHGGLTDVEQQQIVEEFKQESSPIRVLITGDVASEGVNLHLQCHELIHFDIPWSLIRIEQRNGRIDRYGQRHAPRITTLLLNPSHQHFQGDLRVLTSLMLKEHEAHQALGDSASLMGQHSVQAEEDEILKVLQHKKTLDEAVQTPEQVLRGGDLDALLAQLSTAVAESAQTPLPTPSSPHSASGLYDSHADFLREAVSAAYPRPAQAPGDRGAGGVGWVEHQADQIIQLTPPEDLKARLAVLPQSYLSDRQVTTTLRLATSATKGKTELARALSDEQSSSWPAAHFLGPLHPVLDWVSDRVLARLGRGEIFAVRGDGDSTSVLLQGTLTNKAGQTVSAVWIQVEFPDPSSGFAMVQVHDSAAGMLEAVGVHGRMSNPGTIADIEVLRDRIPAAVDKAEAALEQTFAAAEAAAAARVDAWAGRVQRWDQEASALIQRGDIRQRRVSVEQERALADARRPDRRFLRPLLVVVPADHPVSTSDALIVGEDWISEHYFTTDATKESFQARVLDRRKAWDAAEEATTRSRFLSRRGELERALVALSGAIDGDDSGPGGHAAVDEDGVRDVADWLLDVLGYRTGQWRLVEDGPLVGVSSPDAELVDEVLHAPLVILKGRPVAAVEELVAKNAGSDGGGTVPARTLLQPWEREGQDPVVSVASALSTLMTEAEGPSYALVLAGRWALVAEKERWPEGRWLAIDLQLVAERNDTRKGGEIDRALTCIDAQSLAPDAAGGVWWRETLESSVKHTVGVSKDLQEGVRTSIEILANEVVRRRRDQGLDPLPDDQANELAKQCLRYLYRILFLLYAEASPELGVLPVGASEYDAGYGLDRLRDLALTEIHEDRSRRGTHLYHSLDTLFRLVDEGHTPAGPEGADDGLTFNGLSADLFLPEKTCHIDEVRLGNEALLKVLRKLLLSKEQGRQQRGFISYVELGINQLGAVYEGLMSYTGSFASEDLYEVARDGDPSKGSWVVPITRSDHLDGEHFVRRANEDTGEMEPVMYRQGEFVFRLSGRDRQRSASYYTPEVLTKFTVQQALEELLDQDGRTTTAEEVLSLTICEPALGSGAFAIEAVRQLAEQYLTRRQAELGERIDPERYAQELQRVKAHIALHQVYGVDLNATAVELAEVSLWLDTMVAGLQAPWFGLRLRRGNSLVGARRALYPERMIKDKTWLTEPPLAESLTGLAAAVDGSDELDLGVLSTRVHHFLLPAKGWGSALEVPKSVRDLIPEAQLTRLKTWRKGVRARPTPAQLKRAQALAIRVEKLWGIALRRLRIAEAESSRALDLWGRPVSAERHAVTRAQIEESLADPDGAYRRLKLVMDAWCALWYWPLTELETSPPTFGEWLDACEDILGRHDTRTKAQHNQSFTSASDWDALNVSEELELGMATAQPVAAVRARHPWVVVCERVAEAQAFFHWELQFATVFARGGFDLQVGNPPWVRPRSDVEALLAEGDPWWALAHKPSEAAKAERLPATLQRGNTRHTVIEGTAEVATLAEVLGDQTMYPSLSAQPDLYRAFMSRVWTHMSPRGMSGLVHSESHFTDDKATVLRRETYRRLRRHWQFINELVLFDIDHHNSYGVNVYGGQQDPAFLHATSLYHPETVTRSFAHDASGDEPGLKDSEGRWDVRPHSGRIQTVTSNTLRLWKDVLGAPEWPSAPMVYTVNSAAARTLTILSRSHRLGNLGLQFSRGWDESIDRQQGRFRSEWGAGEWRDAILQGPHLHVSTPLYKSPNATMKHNQDWVSTDFEALAVDARPVTAYKPAGDSAVYDRSCTHWRVTDDQGNEDIVAARDHYRVAWRSMAANTGERTLIPAIIPPGSAHVNGVFCVGLPMRRARDLAILQAAVGSLLSDFNIRAAPKSGIYLGNFDRLPLVPLDHPLLDDLIVRALRLNCVTEAYADLWADCWEAGFSSYAPILPRHDEKPIGPQWSADTPLRRAVDRRNAQVEIDALVALMLGVPVDDLCTIYRTQFAVLYGYDHREYTYDANGRLVPNQVLALWRKRGEPQDGTQMPAEDRTAVHPGSGIAYTYELPFGILDREADFRTAYAEFERRLAGAAASDV